Proteins from a genomic interval of Capsicum annuum cultivar UCD-10X-F1 chromosome 4, UCD10Xv1.1, whole genome shotgun sequence:
- the LOC107867391 gene encoding cyclin-D4-1: MAPSMDCVFSSLLCAEDNSSIFCNEDDDVGFGVVEDVVVVVEDRWGYPRNHRTVEESRGTKSLFNGGDFLIGVPLQSDECLVLMIGKECEHMPNGDYLERLRNGDLDMGARDEILDWIAKAHSHFNFGPMCAYLAVNYLDRFLSAYELPEGKAWMMQLLGVACLSIAAKMEETVVPLSLDLQGGDAKYLFEAKTIQRMELLVLSTLKWRMQAITPFSFLEYFVKKLNSDQDASRSLINKSVQLILSTLKGIHFLEFKPSEIAAAVAISFAVKVETVESEKALSALVDQHVQKDKVMKCVELIRELSSLPTDFVKRPIAASSTPIVPQSPIGVLDAACLSYRTDGSGVKSCANSSHSSPVNKRRKLNTPHQVNT, translated from the exons ATGGCACCTAGTATGGATTGTGTGTTTTCCAGTCTTTTGTGTGCAGAAGACAACAGTAGTATTTTTTGTAATGAGGACGATGATGTTGGATTTGGGGTTGTTGAGGATGTTGTTGTAGTGGTGGAAGACAGATGGGGGTATCCTAGGAATCATCGAACTGTTGAAGAAAGTAGAGGAACCAAGAGTTTGTTTAATGGGGGGGATTTTTTGATTGGTGTGCCATTGCAGAGTGATGAGTGTTTAGTGTTGATGATTGGTAAAGAATGTGAACATATGCCTAATGGTGATTATCTTGAAAGATTGAGAAATGGGGATTTGGATATGGGTGCTAGAGATGAGATTCTTGATTGGATTGCTAAG GCTCATTCACATTTCAATTTTGGTCCTATGTGTGCATATTTGGCTGTCAACTATCTTGATAGATTCCTTTCTGCCTATGAGTTACCT GAGGGAAAGGCATGGATGATGCAGTTACTTGGTGTAGCTTGTTTGTCTATTGCTGCCAAAATGGAGGAGACTGTAGTTCCTCTGTCTCTAGATTTACAG GGAGGGGATGCAAAGTATTTATTTGAAGCTAAAACCATACAAAGAATGGAGCTCCTTGTGTTGAGCACATTGAAATGGAGAATGCAGGCTATCACCCCATTCTCATTCCTTGAATATTTCGTCAAGAAGCTAAATAGCGATCAAGATGCTTCGAGATCTTTGATCAATAAATCAGTTCAACTCATCCTAAGCACACTGAAAG GAATTCACTTCTTGGAATTCAAGCCTTCTGAGATTGCAGCAGCAGTAGCAATCTCATTTGCTGTAAAAGTTGAGACAGTAGAGAGTGAGAAAGCACTATCTGCTCTAGTTGATCAGCATGTACAAAAG GATAAAGTGATGAAGTGTGTTGAATTGATTCGAGAATTATCATCATTGCCGACTGATTTTGTTAAACGTCCAATTGCTGCTTCTTCAACCCCAATCGTTCCTCAGAGTCCTATTGGCGTGTTGGATGCAGCATGTTTAAGTTACAGAACTGATGGCTCAGGAGTTAAGTCATGCGCGAATTCATCGCATAGTAGTCCAGTTAATAAAAGGAGAAAGCTAAATACACCTCATCAAGTGAATACCTAA